The proteins below come from a single Chryseobacterium sp. MA9 genomic window:
- a CDS encoding YbaY family lipoprotein — MRNHLLLFVAAGTLMLSSCTKPVKKNTAEDPAPAASAAEASSDHIKIEFSGTENFTIKNPKLKVSLYGADEKLADAPATLITEKEYEQKSVPFTIDLPVPKDAESKINPKPVVSAKYYVTISWDSDGNGKADEKGDIFIDYDKQFPNVKLSNEPQKIYLKVLK; from the coding sequence ATGAGAAACCATCTTTTATTATTCGTAGCAGCAGGTACATTGATGCTGTCAAGCTGTACCAAGCCAGTAAAGAAAAATACTGCTGAAGATCCAGCTCCTGCTGCCTCAGCTGCAGAAGCTTCTTCTGATCATATTAAAATAGAATTTTCGGGAACAGAGAATTTTACAATTAAAAATCCAAAACTTAAAGTAAGTTTATATGGAGCAGATGAAAAGCTGGCAGATGCTCCTGCTACATTAATCACAGAAAAAGAATATGAGCAGAAATCTGTACCATTCACTATTGATCTGCCAGTACCCAAGGATGCTGAAAGCAAGATCAATCCAAAACCTGTAGTTTCGGCAAAATATTATGTAACAATAAGCTGGGACTCTGACGGAAACGGAAAAGCAGATGAAAAAGGGGATATTTTTATTGATTATGACAAACAGTTTCCTAACGTGAAACTAAGCAACGAACCTCAGAAAATATACTTAAAAGTATTGAAATAA
- a CDS encoding MmcQ/YjbR family DNA-binding protein, with product MDANEILDYCLAKKGVTESFPFDNETLVLKVDTKMFLLMGLERQPLAINVKTDPEWSAELREKYPQITGAYHMNKTHWNSVTADGLKRDLIFKLIDHSYDLVFQSLTKKAQNAVNSL from the coding sequence ATGGATGCCAACGAAATTTTAGATTACTGTCTTGCCAAAAAAGGAGTTACGGAAAGCTTTCCGTTTGATAATGAGACCCTTGTTTTGAAAGTAGATACCAAAATGTTTTTACTGATGGGGCTTGAAAGACAACCGTTAGCGATTAATGTAAAAACAGATCCCGAATGGAGTGCAGAGCTCCGTGAAAAGTATCCTCAGATCACAGGGGCTTATCACATGAATAAAACCCATTGGAATTCTGTAACAGCAGATGGCCTGAAAAGAGATCTGATCTTTAAACTCATTGATCATTCCTATGATTTGGTTTTTCAATCCTTGACAAAGAAGGCTCAGAATGCAGTAAATTCCTTATAA
- a CDS encoding NAD(P)H-binding protein, translating to MKALVIGATGATGKDLVHQLLNDTEFDEVDIFVRKPVDIQNERLKVHVVNFEKPEEWKDMVKGDVAFSCLGTTLKDAGSKEAQKKVDFDYQYEFAKAARENDVEDYILVSAYGANPQSKIFYSKMKGELEEAVKLLHFNKITIFKPGMLERKDSERTGEVLGSRIIKFANKLGLLESQKPLPTNILAKAMIKSSKIKSNGYSSIKLGNIFCFAEKTNE from the coding sequence ATGAAAGCTCTGGTAATAGGTGCTACAGGCGCCACGGGAAAAGATCTGGTACATCAGTTACTCAATGACACAGAGTTTGATGAAGTTGATATTTTTGTTAGAAAACCTGTTGATATTCAGAACGAGAGGCTTAAGGTTCATGTTGTGAATTTTGAAAAGCCTGAAGAATGGAAAGATATGGTGAAGGGAGATGTGGCATTTTCGTGCCTGGGAACCACTTTAAAGGATGCAGGAAGTAAGGAAGCCCAAAAGAAAGTAGACTTCGATTATCAGTATGAATTTGCAAAAGCAGCAAGAGAAAATGATGTGGAAGATTATATTCTGGTATCAGCCTATGGTGCAAATCCGCAATCAAAGATTTTCTATTCCAAAATGAAAGGTGAGCTGGAAGAAGCTGTAAAGCTGCTGCATTTCAATAAAATTACTATTTTCAAACCGGGAATGCTTGAACGAAAAGATTCTGAAAGAACCGGAGAAGTATTGGGAAGCCGCATTATCAAATTTGCTAATAAATTGGGGCTATTAGAAAGCCAAAAGCCTCTACCCACCAATATTCTGGCAAAAGCAATGATCAAATCTTCAAAAATAAAAAGTAACGGATACTCCAGTATAAAGCTTGGAAATATTTTCTGTTTTGCGGAGAAAACTAATGAATAA